DNA sequence from the Pedobacter schmidteae genome:
CCAAACTCTCCGCTGAAGAAATAGAGGCACTCAAACAGGATCCTTGAATATATTATTTAAATCAGCACAGCCAATTTATAAACCTTTCCCAATTGCGTCGCGGTGTCGACGCAATTGAGTTGGACACATTATAAACTCGGGTCAAATTCCACAATCCATTCGATACCGTATTTGTCTCTAAACATTCCGGCGTATGTACCCCAGGGACTATCGTCCATAGGCCCTTCAACCTCAGCTCCTGCTGATAATCCGTTAAATATTTTGTCGGCCTCTTCACGACTTTCAGTGCTCACAAATATTTTAGACCTGTTTTCATTTTCATTTACCCGTCCCATAAATTCAGGGACATCATTAGCTATCAACACATTGTGCTTACCAATAGGCAAACTGATGTGCATTATTTTATTTGCTTCCTTTTCTGCAACCTGAAACTCAGGACCTTCCAGATCCTTGAAACGAATAATCTTGATAAACTCTCCGCCAAAAACTGATTTGTAAAAGGTGAATGCCTCCTCGGCGTTGCCATTGAAATTGATCCACGGATTGATTGCTCTCATAGTTTTATTTTTAAGTTTTTAGTTTTTTCTGCTCAGGCTATTTAATATTCCCGTCATCAACCTCTCATATAGTACAAGGGCTTGTACAAAAGTCCAATATTTTTCTAAATATCAGCTAGTTAAATAAAACAAATATCGACTTCACTGTGGGTATGAGGTAAATCAAAAAATAAGGCTCCTGTCAGCAAAATGTCATCTAACATTTTTATTTAGATCAATCGAAACTTTTCTGCAACATTCACCGTTATAGTTGCAGTTTGTTTGGTTTAGGTTGATCTGTGGTGGATCAACCATCTTAATAGCAGGGACGCATCGCCAGATCGTCCCTGTTTCATTTTACATACATTCCATCCGCTTTTAGCACTCAATTTCTCCAGCAAATCAAATTATCATACAAAGAGAACAAGAACTACAACTTGTTAATTTTCAAAGCCTAAAGCGATAAACCAATAGTTAAAACCGCATAATAATTCAAAAAATGGCACAGTTTTCTCTAATGGGAGGGTTAATCATTTTTATTACTTAACCTTTTCACTATGAAAAAAGCAATTATCATCCCCATCTTATTGTTATTTACCGTATTCGTTACTTCATGCAGCAAGGACAAAGACAAAGGACCAGACGGTGCCGACAAATCTGCCGAAGTATCATTAACTTACCAGGGCAAGCTAACTCTGGGCACATCTGGCGCTACGAAAGAATACTTAAATGCCAAAGTAAAAATTACCCGCAAAGGAGTAAATGAAGTAGCTATTGAACCGGTAAGCGGCGAAGCATACCCTGCATTTGCCTCAATCAGTTTCCCTAACATGATATACTCCAGTGCAACCAATATGTACGCAAGCGGAAATACCGGTGCAATGATATTCAGCTTCCAAAGCAATGGAACCATCAACCTGGAAATGGCTTATAACTTTAACAACACGGTTGTATTTTTTGAAGGTCCAAGCGTAAAATAATATTTACCCATCCCTATTAAGAACCAGGTCATGTAAATCATACCTGGTTTTTTTATGCCCGAAAATGTTTTTCGATAAACTATTCGGTCCTATTTTTGTTATCTTAGGCAACAGGCAACCCGGGGTTATAGCAAATGTTGTTTTACATCGTCATCCTGAATTTATTTCAGGATCTCTCAACAGAAGGGCGGCTTTGGAAGTGCGGGATCCTGAAATAAATTCAGGAT
Encoded proteins:
- a CDS encoding VOC family protein; this translates as MRAINPWINFNGNAEEAFTFYKSVFGGEFIKIIRFKDLEGPEFQVAEKEANKIMHISLPIGKHNVLIANDVPEFMGRVNENENRSKIFVSTESREEADKIFNGLSAGAEVEGPMDDSPWGTYAGMFRDKYGIEWIVEFDPSL